A region of the Helicobacteraceae bacterium genome:
TGCTTGGCGATTTTGGCGCGGTTTTCAACGATAATGGACTCCGTTTCCTCGATCTGCCGTTTGGCGCGGTTTTGCTCGTCCAACAGCGCGTTTAACGCGCCGTTGATACGCTCCTCTTCGGGCAGAAAATCGTCGATTGTCTTATCCAGATCGCTAAGATCGATCAGTTGTCTTAAGTGTTTGTTCATCGTATCCCGTCGGAAAATGGATTTTGCGAAGGCGCGATTATAGCGTTTATGCCCTTTTCTTCCAGCGCCAAACGTAGCGCCTCGCCAAAAAACCGCTCCGTTTCATAGTGTCCCGCGTCGATAACGCCGATTCCAAGCGTTCTTGCTTTGATCGCGTCGTGATACTTCAGATCGCCCGCGATCAAAATATCGCACTCGATCTCGCCGATCAAACCGCCGCCGCTTCCGCAACAAAACGCGATCTTGTAGCGATCGCGTTTCGCGGGCTGGACGATCGATCTAACGCCGCCAAAAGCGGTTTTCGCAAGCTCTATAATTTGCTCAAAACTAAGCCGCGTCTCGTGAAAGCAGGCGAAGCCCTCGCAGGAAAACTCGCGCCAGCCTAAAATCTCGCGCGCGACAAATCGATTTAGACTGCTTTTATCAAAGTTTGTGTGCATAGCGATTAGCGTCGCGTTTTTCATGATCAAATCGCGGATTAGTAGCGCGGGATATTGGGCGAAATTAAGCGACTTTAACGGCGAAAAAATTAGCGGGTGATGAGCGATCAACGCCGCGCCGTTTGGCAGAGCATCTATAACTTTCTTATCCGCTTCCAAA
Encoded here:
- a CDS encoding Nif3-like dinuclear metal center hexameric protein, yielding MIVKELLNICDLISPFDTQEVWDNSGLIIGDLDAKISQIYLSLEADKKVIDALPNGAALIAHHPLIFSPLKSLNFAQYPALLIRDLIMKNATLIAMHTNFDKSSLNRFVAREILGWREFSCEGFACFHETRLSFEQIIELAKTAFGGVRSIVQPAKRDRYKIAFCCGSGGGLIGEIECDILIAGDLKYHDAIKARTLGIGVIDAGHYETERFFGEALRLALEEKGINAIIAPSQNPFSDGIR